A stretch of DNA from Mesorhizobium onobrychidis:
TTCGACGACGCCCGCATGAAGTTCGATATCCGCTTCTACCTGGTGTCGATCCTGTTCATCATCTTCGATCTGGAGGTGGCCTTCCTGTTTCCGTGGGCAGTGTCTTTCAGCCAGATCGGCATGCTCGGCTTCTGGTCGATGATGGTGTTTTTGGCGGTGCTGACCATCGGATTTGCCTATGAATGGAAGAAAGGAGCGCTGGAATGGGATTGAGCGACAATTCCGGCACGCTCGTCGCGCCGAAGCCAAAAGCCATTCTCGACCCCAGCACCGGAAAGCCGGTGGGGGCGAATGATCCTTTCTTCCTCGAGATCAACAACGAGCTTGCCGACAAGGGTTTTCTCGTCACCTCA
This window harbors:
- a CDS encoding NADH-quinone oxidoreductase subunit A is translated as MNALLSSYLPIVLFIGVALVVGLALLAAPFLVAYRNPDPEKLSAYECGFNSFDDARMKFDIRFYLVSILFIIFDLEVAFLFPWAVSFSQIGMLGFWSMMVFLAVLTIGFAYEWKKGALEWD